The Arenibacter algicola region ATATCGTGAATAAAATGGGCGGATCAATCAAGATAGAATCTGACCCCCCGAACGGGTGTAAATTTGTTTTTAGTGTAAAAAAAAATATTAATGCTGTTCAAGAAATAGAAATGATCCAGTATTACATTGCCAGGACTAACTCATAAAGTGGGTAAATATATAAGAGCTGGGGCGCATGCCCCACCTTTTTTTTGCTTAATTTTAAATATTTACACATTATGAAAAAAGAAGAATTATTGGATGATGAATTTCTAAAACAGTTCAAGACCGGAGATGAGCTCAACGGTTTTTTATAGGAACTACAAAAAAAAGGGTATCGAAAATATGCTCGAGGGAGAGTTGAACGGTCATTTAGATTATGACAGGCACAAAAAATCAAATCAATTCTAGAAATGAGTATTCCAAAAAAATAGTACGCACTTCCTTCGGAGAATGCGAAATAGCCGTGCCAAGAGACAAAGTTTGCTTTTCTACTCAAAGACAACCCAAGGGCTTGGTATACACGGTGGGTCCAGTTTATGTTTCCATAGCCTAATTTCGTTGCCTAAGCGTCCGTGGGCATTACAATACCCTTCTTCCAAATGTTCCCTACCTATTTGCAGCAACGCCCTTTCTATCTCCGTATTGTCTTTTGCCAATGGCTTATAATAATAGCTCTTCTCCATGTTCAAGTCATGGAATGCCCTGCTGATACCGTAATGAATAAGTTCCTTGGTAATTGTTCTTTCATGACAGGGCCTTAGAACTTTTTTTCAATGTTCCCTTTGGTCATTTAGTAATCCAAGGTGAATTAGGCGTATATCTGTTTAGCCTTGATGCTTTCCTCTTCCAATTCTTTAATACGATTGTGTTTCTTGGGATTCATTCACTCATCACGTCAATGCCATTTATAAGAACTGGCTGGACTGACCCGATGCTCAAGACCTAGGCCCTTAGATAATTCCTTTAAAATCTTCTTGATCTGCAAATGTAAAAATTTACTTATTCCTAATAATACTGTTTAAAATGAAGGATTATTATTCTACACCTAAGCTGTTCGTTTTAAAAGCTTACAAAATTACCTAGGAATTCTAAAAAATAGTCCAATGATATTACAACCAATAATATTTAGTAGTATAGGTAAAGGATATAAGTTATATTATAGTAATCCAACATGTAAAATAATAATTAAACAATGTCTTATATCGCAAATTCTTAAATATTGATCTTAATTTCTTAATCCTATGTCGTGTTTATCTATCATTTTATAACCCAATATATTTTTTGATAAATAGTATAAAGTGAATATGTGAATAAACATTTTAAATTAATGGTCGCCACAAGTTTCGGGCTTTTCACAACAAAAACACACAGATCCATTGCAATTAACCGCTTGTACTAAACTTTTTTCAGATTATATGACTATTTTTATAAATGTAAGAAAATACGTCATAAAATAATTATCAAGTTCAGATAGCAACTATTTGAACATTTATTAAATTATAGATCAAATGGTAAGAGTTTATTCTTTTTTCATACTGGTGTTTTTACTACCCCTCCACATTATAGCGGAGGTATCCCCAACAGAAAAAAATGCACTATTAGATATTTACAATAGCACCAATGGTTCGAGATGGACCATAGGTTGGGATCTGTCCAGACCCGTCTCCACGTGGCACGGGGTTGGAATAATAGAAGATAAAATCGTTTCCCTGGATTTATTCAACAATGGACTTGACGGCATACTGCCCAGTTCTTTGGGAGACTTAAAATATTTAAATACCTTGAATCTTGCATTAAATAAAATAGGAGGCACAATTCCAGAGAGTATCGTCCTGTTAAGGCGCCTGACCGTCCTGAGATTGGGAAGGAATAATTTATCGGGAGAAATTCCTGCAAATATTGGGAATTTGGAGGATATGGAAGTTTTGGATCTTTTTGGGAATTCTCTGGTCGGGAAAATTCCACAAAGCCTGGGAAATATGGAACACATGAAAACTTTAATTCTCTCCTATAACCGATTAAGTGGAATTATTCCGGAAGAAATTGGAAATTTGATCTTATTGGAGCGCCTGGAGCTGGGCGAAAATGAATTGGAGGGAAGGATTCCGGATGGCCTTAAGGGAGCTTACCTTTTAAAGGCCCTTGATTTGTCAGGTAACAACCTTGTCGGTAAAATTCCGTGGAAACTTACAACACTTCCAAATCTAGATCTCTTACAGTTGCAGGATAACAATTTCGATAAATCTCATATTTTACCTTTAGTTAATAAAAATATAAATATCGCTCTGTTCGATTATGACGGTAGGCCACATCAAAGTACACATAAGCAAATTAATAGCTTTATAATAAAAAAGGATGCAGGAATGGTGGATCTAGAATTTGTGGATGTCAGTGATTAAAAACGAGAATTATGAAAATTCCGTCTAGAAATTGTTCCAAAGTTATAATAATTCTGGTCTTGTTGCCATTATTTGGATTCAATATAATAGCTCAGGACATGGTTTCGGAAAGTGAGCGTAGGCTACTA contains the following coding sequences:
- a CDS encoding leucine-rich repeat domain-containing protein, which codes for MVRVYSFFILVFLLPLHIIAEVSPTEKNALLDIYNSTNGSRWTIGWDLSRPVSTWHGVGIIEDKIVSLDLFNNGLDGILPSSLGDLKYLNTLNLALNKIGGTIPESIVLLRRLTVLRLGRNNLSGEIPANIGNLEDMEVLDLFGNSLVGKIPQSLGNMEHMKTLILSYNRLSGIIPEEIGNLILLERLELGENELEGRIPDGLKGAYLLKALDLSGNNLVGKIPWKLTTLPNLDLLQLQDNNFDKSHILPLVNKNINIALFDYDGRPHQSTHKQINSFIIKKDAGMVDLEFVDVSD